The nucleotide sequence CTCTCCGcggccgccggcgacctcgccgccaCGGTCCGCAAggggccccgcgccgccgccgccgcctgcatcGCCGTCGGCCCGGCGCGCGGCGCCGTGGTGGGACGCGCCGGCCTCGCCGACGTCCTCTGCCTCCTCTGCTCCTCCCCCGACGCGctcgcgcgccccgccgccgcgctcgACCGGCCCGTCTCCGCGCTCCTGCCCAAGGACGGCGCCGGCGAGgtccgccgcgtagatccccgttCCAGGTACTCCTTCAGCCCTTCCCCTCTTGTTGGCCCCGCTAGGTTAATTTACTGTAATTTCGTTATTTTTTCCGTTGAAACGTACGCTTCTTTGGTCTTTGCGGACACCTGTTCAAGATTGGAGTTTTGCTAAAGGTCTAGGTGGGGGCAAAGCAAAGATACAAGACGACGCGTTTCAAGTCAAGATCTAATTGAAAAGCTTTTGCGAGGGAAGATCATAATTTTGTTGGAAAAAATATGAGTAATATTTTGATGTTGGAGATATGCCATGTTCCTCTCCCCATTGGAGTAGTAAAATAAAAAAAGTTTCAGGAGGAACATATAGGTGCATAATCTGACGATTCTTATCGAATTACGTGGCGAATTTGGCATAGGATTGGAATATGCGTGGCGATTCGAACGAGTGGCTAGTACTAGTATCTGATAAAGAAAAAAGGGGGAAACTCGTGTCAAATCGTCCGACGCATCTGGGACGATCTTGTGGCGCCGATCCTCGTGTCTTCCTGTGCCGATGGCGACACTCCCCAATCCCCATGTCTCCTTGCGAGTAGTCGACAGGCTCGGTCGCTTCCACGGAGATTTTTCTTGCCCTACATGTGGTTCAGAAATTGTGCTTTCTGATCGAATCCTGAACAAAAAAACACAGCGTCTTTTTTAAGGATCTTTGATGTCCGTGGCATCGGAATATGCTTGCCTTTTTCTTTTTTGCGTTAGATCTGAGAAGTTTGTCTTGCCCTTCTCTAATAAATCATGAATTCGATTTTGTTCAGTTTTGCTGATGCATGTGACTGATCCTTCCTGCAGTGTCTTGGAAGCTCTTGATGAGATCTTGAGCGGCGCGCAGGTGCTCGCCGTCCCGCTGCGCTCGGGCGGCCGCAAGAAGCAGCTGGGCGGCGTCGCTGGCGTGACCGGTGACTTCTGCTGGCTCACGCAGGAGGACCTCGTCCGCTACTTCCTCAACTCCATTTCTCTCTTCTACCATGTCGCCGCCCGCTCCGTCTCCTCCCTCGGCCTCGTGCGCCCCGACTTCCTGTCGGTGCGGCCCGACGAGGCAGCCTTGTCCGCCGTCCCCCTCATCCGCCGGGCCATCGCCGCGGAGAACGCGGTCGCCGTGGTCAGCGCCGACGGCCACCTCGTCGGCGAGATCTCCACGGCGCACCTCGCTGCCTGCGACGAGACGGCAGCCGCGGCCATCGCCACGCTCTCGGCGGCCGACCTCATGGCATACATCGACTACTTCGGCTCGCCGCCGGAGCACATCCTGCGCGCCATCAAGACCGGGCTCAAGGCCAAGGGCCTTGACGCCATGCTTGAGCTGATGGAGGATGAGACGATGACGTCGTTCTCcctctcttcctcgtcgtcagacGACGACACCGGCCGGCCGCACCTGAGGCGCCCGTCGTCGGGGAGCTTTGGGCGCCGGTCGACCGAGGAGCCCGTGGTGTGCAGCCCCGCGAGCTCGCTGGTGGCCGTCATGGTGCAGGCCCTCGCCCACCGCGTGAGCTACCTGTGGGTTCTCGACGAGGAGGACGACTGTCGTCTCGCCGGGATCGTCACGTTCGCCGACATCCTGAGGGTGTTCCGTGAGCAGCTGCAGTGAGGCGGAGATGAAAAAAGGGCTTGGAGTTTTTGCAGTGGACCTGAACTCCGGAGAGGATTTGCTGTTGGTAGAGCGCCGAGTTGCGCCTGCCTTGTTCGTTTCCTGTGAAATGTGATGAAGAAgatctgttttctaatttgttctTTGTTGAGACATGTTCCCAGTTTGCTGTGTTATTTTTGTTTGCTTGGTGGTGATGAACCTGAAGACTTGCTTATGCTTCGATGATAATAAAGCAGCATCGTGCATTTGATGCTGTGGTACAATGCTGTTTCTCAGCTTATGATGACAACGTAGAGATTAGCCATCCATTTTTATTTggtgcattttttttgttttgtgagATTCTACGTAGGAAAACAAACAGCACTAGCATTTTCTGAATCATGACTAAAACTTAGTATACTCCGATAAAGTGAACATCTGGACTGACACACTGGAGTGGCATCTATTTATTGCGACTGCTAGAATATCCCATAAGTGATGTTCATTGGATTTTTCAACTGTGGGCAAGTGTTCCTCTGATTAATGTCTCAATAACAAGATGATACAGTAATCACTAGACATAACCTTTAGAGGAGATAAACGAACGAAGAAACTGAGGAGATAGCATCGAGGCTCTACCCAGTCCCAGTGCTTCACCAGTTCCTTCTCTACTGTATGTAGCCAAAAGGATTTGGCCTGCACTGTCCAGGTCCTTTGGTAAAATGGTAAACAGCCACGCACCGATTATGAATCTACTAGTGCTAAGTTCTGGATGTCCAACACTAAAGAAACATGCTGCTTTGCGTTCCATTAGCGCCGCTGGTTTGGAAAATCAGAAACCAAGCATCAAGCAGTCTTTAACACTTCTTGTCGGTTAGACAATGTATGGCGGTTAATCCTTATAGGCAACCGCGTTTGTGGTTTAACCAGACACCGCACTTTTGCTATGAAATATGGCAAATCTTTTGCCATTTGTTTCACTTTTTTTGTTATTCTCGCGCGCCTGTGGATTGTGTTCTCCACGTTTTTCAGGCCTGATGAGAAGTGGTGATGTTCTCTTTCTGTTTTTTTAATGTAGTATCCCCGCTgtgtgttgagtaaataggcaattttcgGCTAATTTAATTCATAAGTAGATGACTAGTATGACATTGACAGAATTAACGACATACTGATACTGATCTAAACAAGCACGTACtacgcaaacagtagacaaatctacacacgATGTTAGTACTGCTAATACAGAAATAATCAGGAGAGGGATAAAcgcgttataccctccagtaggccatgcagaagccgctgcggcggtggcggcagcagcaacgtcctcggcggccttcttgtcggcctcggtcttCTCGGCGACGGCACGTTCGGCGGCGGtagacatggtgatgacgaagacgacacaaacgtagaggaagtagtggatcgGAGGCGATCAGTCGCATAGTCGCtccccaaaaacctattcgcctctCTCTCATACAGGAACTGGAGATACGGGGTTTCAGAGAattgctctcccgtcgaccgtgtatgcgacggacgggatggagtcaccggcggtagcagcagcaaaggaacgacgtgGGCGGTTCGCATGGgagtagatgtgatctgttcgtggcggctagggttaggagacatcGCACACTTATATAGgtgcagccgcgtggagagacgtgggatCGACCCACGTCCATAACAGCCATGATCCGACGTCTTAGATCTTGGCCCAGCTATCTGAAACTCTCCGTTAATGATTGGCAAAATTAAGCGCGttggtgtgagctcggctcggctcattcccgcaacccgcggcgcgtcgtgacgaggcgaggcgggcgacgggggaggagtgcgcgagggcctcttctcttctcaagctccaatagcatgtagaagagaaacccttataaggaggtccaactcctcttccacttctcgggtgggactaaacttcccacctccacctagtgccaataaacccacatgggcccATAGAGATTTttagaaattgctatatgggcctaaagcccatcccAAATTTCAACACTGTGGTCTTCTTGTTTGGCGTCAGGataattgaaagatcgaggatgtcgcctaNNNNNNNNNNNNNNNNNNNNNNNNNNNNNNNNNNNNNNNNNNNNNNNNNNNNNNNNNNNNNNNNNNNNNNNNNNNNNNNNNNNNNNNNNNNNNNNNNNNNNNNNNNNNNNNNNNNNNNNNNNNNNNNNNNNNNNNNNNNNNNNNNNNNNNNNNNNNNNNNNNNNNNNNNNNNNNNNNNNNNNNNNNNNNNNNNNNNNNNNNNNNNNNNNNNNNNNNNNNNNNNNNNNNNNNNNNNNNNNNNNgggggtgaataggcgctttaaaataattacggtttaggcttgaacaaatgcgaataaacctagcggttaatttgtcaagcacaaaacctacaacaactaggctcacctatgtgcaccaacaacttatgctaagcaagataagcaactatgtgatagcaagatatatgacaaagaacaataaggctatcacaaagtaaagtgcaaaAGTAAAGgggctcaggtaagagataaccgaggcacgcggagacgatgatgtatcccgaagttcacacccttgcggatgctaatctccgtttggagcggtgtggaggcataatgctccccaagaagccactagggccaccgtaatctcctcacgccctcgcacaatgcaagatgccgtgatttcactaagggacccttgaggacggtcaccgaacccgtacaaatggcgacccttgggggcggtcaccgaaaccgtacactttggcaacccttgggggcggtcaccagtacccgtcaaattgctcggggcgatctccacaacctaattggagaccccagcgcttgcccggagctttacaccacaatgattaagctccgaacaccaccaaccgtctagggcaccaaggcacccaagaggaacaagctctagggtgcccaaacacccaagagtaataagcttctcaaacttcacttccacgtatcaccgtggagaactcaaaccgatgcaccaaatgcaatggcaagggcacacggagtgcccaagtccttctctcccaaatcccaccaaagcaactaatgctagggaggaaaatgagaggaagaacgaaagaagaacacgaagaactccaagatcgagatccaaggggttcccctcacttagaggagaaagtgattggtggaaacgtggatctatatctcctctctcttttccctcaagaactagtaagaatccatggagggattgagagttagcaagcttgaagaaggtcaacaatgggggaagaacacatgctcaaaggattaggttcattggggaagaagacccccttttataggacctcccgaatccaaccgttatatgctcaggtcgtgcacaagcggtactaccgcttggaggagtgGTACTACCTCTTAGCACGGCCAAAACAGcccaaacgagagagaaaacacgagattttggtccggggcggtactaccgcttaggagccacggtagtactgctctggagcggtactaccgctcaggagcagcggtagtaccgctctggagcggtagtaaaaaattacatccgctctagtcgcggtagtgccgttgcagcctttaccaaaacaggcacaacttttgcaaacggactccgaattcaacgaaaccaagtttgttggaaagctaacgacatgggctaacacaatattgatagaaatatcaagaataagcaaatgagaaaagtcccataagaaaatggtgagaacccttcatcggataagaccggtaaaacctccaacaccgaaaacatcatagaagacgcatgcgaactccgttttcgatgaactcaagcttgtcatcaagatgaccataagctctaagactcacaaagataaccaaacaagaaccaagaaacatgatgcaagtatgcaatggtttgagctctctactaacgatacgatcaagctaccaacttgagagcccccttgatagtacgacaaacgatcctataactcggtctcccaactaccaccacaagaccggtaaaatagaaaacctatcaagggaaaacctttgccttgcacatggtccacttgagctagatgaagacaatcttgactccctcaagttggaccacctttcttgattgcgttggctcgatgaagactagatgattgctcccccatagttcactatgggtgagccactcttcggcacatcttcacaagtccattgacatcacaatggatggcaagattcaagcacttgatctcttcgtgatgctccacttgaacttgcacacggcaatcttgatgacgatcaccacttgatgtcatcctttccatgggttgtatgatatcttcctcttgacgcaagcccatggatacgtacctaaccccacatacaactctcacatagaccatgggttagtaaatgaagtgtaatggacaatgcttaccataccatgggatcacttgatccctctcggtacatcttctacgctttgtgagttgatcaacttgattcactcttgacttagtcttgatcaaccttgaatctttgcaactctcttcatttggatgatgtcttgaaggtaaacatgaatgatcacacaaccttcttcttcaagacatgcttgcaataagctcaacactcgcatgaccaatctttggataattccttaatagcaccttggtcaactcaaaaactccttgaaaccaacacatggacttcaagaaaaacctatggacaaatccttcaaatacaactcaagacaaccattagtccatagagattgtcatcaattatcaaaaccaaacatgggggcaccgcatgttctttcaatctcccccattttggtaattgatgacaatcactttcaagagagtttatataaggaattatgcatcaccatgcaatgcaacaactaatagtgcatgcgaatgagatgcaaatgctaaggaacaaaaacaaagcaagaagagataactctctaaacttctccacaaaactctctgaaacttctcccccattggcatcgattgccaaaatgggcggaaatctaagaaggccaatataaattatggtcctccataaattgtgtatttctcaacaagagagtggaatgcaatacacatacccaactaccaatacttggaggaagacaaactatattgatgcccaaagattgcaacagaaagatatgccacaaagacataacaaagagagacacaagcaatcagaagataccaattgaagcaagcaatcaacggatatcaattgaaccaactagaccaatgatcctacatgccacaagaataaagatattatgaaaagcgcagaggagtgttctaaagaaactagagaagctccccatgatttgtgcacacataataatttttgtatttgaatacaaagtgcataaaataggatcatagctccgccaaaatcaatagaaactcacatccagtgcaagtgagcatataggaaacaaagcctagcgcttgcaacaagcacatggttgagcaacatgtaaaagaggcaacttaagaataagctcaaccaaaatgatgtgtgtgagtcatggcgaagcacttgagaagactaagattaggatgagcattaagcatcaacatagtcttgaaagaatgaggcacacggtgcaaggcctatcattcccacacacaactgacaaatgggttcacaagcttactaataagcaaaagagaacctatgcttgtgacaactcgtggtgaagatagacgaggggaggctcatcaagacgagggataccaattaagatggcaaaaacctcgtaaaagtaagcaagaggaaaataatcttcaccacacaagagtgcaacaagatgcaacgataaaggacacgcactcaaggcaaaagctttcacggagccaccaaagaaataacataagaaagacaaggtggacgtgaaagaaaagatatcaactagagatgtaatttctctcaagttttataaggttctatgtagacgaaatcatgatgatatatatatctacaaagaaggatgtacacctaaaatagttacaacacgaaggaacaagatatccacaaggaagtcataaatataccaataagatatttgcttgaaagcatagcacttggctagatatggtcttattgtatataaatgaagtccaaacacacatccatcaaaggcaccacaactagcaacaagagatcatcgttgggatgctttgagaaaggaaacaagtatcacaagatatgaaatgaatatcatgccaagatgcaacctacacaaggttgaatgcaagaggagaaagcatgaatagatacttgttaccgagatatcattggaaggatgtagtatatatcaattgaaggtagatagtagttcattgatcatccttgcttgactccaatatgcacatggtaacaacaccttccttgtgagtgagccgagcatccaatgcatctccaaatgttcctagaagaacaacacaaactaaacggtacccaaactcatcgggaccaaatagttagaaacaccaatacataggacaaactccacataaatatgtgcatatagatatgaaaatgaatttcatgcacatctcatccaaattgagactaggtggagtttcccctatatattgagtcaacgaaagaaagcatgccaaatagaatacatgaagtaaatatgcatgctcaaaactttcaagaaccgataccaaaagacaaagaaatgccaagtgaaaaggataccaaatggagaaatcatcacttggaagatatcattaaagatacatcaaggaacgagatatccattgatacacactaaattaaagatgtcaaactcccaaagagaggatggttccaaacaaaccaagctcccaacaaagtttcatgatggcacaaggtacCAAAAGAAAACGGCTtaccttccaccaacacacacttgataaggatcacaagaagagtgttctaaagaaaataggatagctcccccacgagttgtgcattataaagAATTTccttttgaatacaaaatgcacaaggtgggaccaccactttcactatatctagaaaacactagacaagaacaagaaattaacaagatccacaagtggtatggaagacaacaggagttgacacaaaccttggcaagagaaaaggcaaataaaaacaaaagccaatgtaaagacgatcaattaaattctaccacacataagtgattaccaattgtcaaaagacaagaagtatttggaaataattcccggtggtagatagcaaggatatccgacatcatcttcactccaaacaaaaagcaaattgcaacttgtagagctaacatgccacctaggaacaagaaaatttacaatatcaattataggtgacaatatctcaaatgtacacattttctaggcttgtaatatgcatatagcatattactcccccataatgtgataccaacgaagaaaacttaacaagaggcaataagaggatccaacacgagataatcaatggaatttttagaatttgaatttctcatgagagatatactacctagcgactagataatcttgaaatatcaatactagatggtattactcatgtgcacacatttataggattgtgaggtgcacaaagcacaccaCTCCCCCATAATGGATATTCCAtcaatctctcacaagagccaactaagaaataaacaatatgcactaaggctcaacgaacgacacacaagtacatgatgtgcaaaccaacatacacaaaggcaatttggagacacatcatatacaaacacatgcaaggaacaaaaccaaaacatgcaaaggggcaagtaactttcaatgtaaacaatttaagtacaagttaccgcaaggaggcacattggatataagatagaaacttgacaaaccaattgacttggcttgagacaacaagaaagatgaagtccccttaattcttcataatgtagccaagtctccaatgacctccaacaacacctattgatcaagtttgggcttgttggtccccaaccaagttgggtcctaagaggttagtcacaataggtttggctacccaaatggttcgttgcttgacaccactttgagtaccaacaaacttggcaaacacattgccaaccttatccttaccaagagaatagatatcatcaataataattgggttggataagttaccactagtgcatgaagaagcgacgtgacctttctcacggcataagtagcaacgtctactcttcactttcttctcacttgatttctcaatttgagaagcattaacttgagtcttcttgggaagaggcctttcttcaacttgatgttgagcatgagattgaacttgtgccctcttcccttgttgcttgacactaatggccttcttcttcaatgggcaagatctaacatgatgcccttcgactttgcacttgaagcaaacaatcttggccgaattcttgacttgttcttggcccttcttcttgttcaacttggacttcttcttcttgttggagttgaatccaagtacacctttgtcattgggggatttttgcacactcaagatattgttgagtgtggccttcccttcatgacacttttccaagtctttcttcaaagaagtgacttgggccttgagctctttgatttcctctacatggttagtctcaacacaagtactagaggaagtataagcttcatcgttagagcaacaaggcaaggaaagcaattcatcacaagatgtaccaacattgtgagtagatgaattacaaggactagcacatggcaatatactattttgactagaagtagtgctagtatccacatgaggctcactagatgttaccttagcaatcatggcctcatgagctatctttagcacactatgggatactagaatatcatcatgagagcttgagagcttttcatgactttcttccaatttcccataatttcaagatagcacctcaagttgagcccgtagctcaacattctccttcaaaatggatgcttcacaagtaatagaattagtagcacaagcatcatcattaacaacaagaggagaaggcaacttggcaagctcttttaaatacgaagcttcaagttgagcatgagactctgtgagtttgatgagctcacccttgatgacccttgagccattttcgaggtgctcaaaatcctcaaggagtctagcatgagcaacttcaagcttagcatttttagtttcaaaaaaattggccacctcaagagctctattagtagattccttcactctagacaattctagagcaaaagtctcctcaagagattccttggtggtttgttcatgttcaagagcttgagttagctccgcgatctcatttgcgtaatcacgcccatgagcttccattttctcaatggtgacctcatgctcctcgagatgagattccaactcctcaatatatttcttgccctcaatggcaatggacataatttccatgaagttggaacgagcaattttatttttatgaagagctttaaaaatcatctccccttagtttttaaggaggcaacattatcattctcttcatcattatcctcatcatcattagcatcatcaagagacatattggggtacaaagtaggagatacctttgatgccttagccataaggcaaaaagcaatatatgatgatgtaggatcccttgaggcaccattaaacaccacatcttgttccatggagtgttcggtttcctctacattgttagcacaataattcgaggaaatagatgcatttttatcatggcaacaagacatagcaagcatatcatcatgcaatttagtcaagcaatttctacatgatatgcaaggactatcaacacaagcatgtgaaacatttggagtgctcgaagtgttaaagcccaaagaaggagcattgcaataatatagtgatgaaggatcatccacagtaagcatactatcatcattgcaatgaccaacactactcaccatatcatttccttgtggcaaaccacatgtaggtgaagtagaagaatttgagaagactatacgatcggaggtggagggagaacaatcatccccacaaatattggacacaccatatttatcttgaagctttgtccataactcatgagcatcccggaacggcatgagttcaaatataactacattgctcaaagcatcaaaaagcacattagaagcttgagcattgagataagagtttttctcatcctctaaagataatctttggggatcctttggaggagaaaaacccatatctacaattcgctctaaatttgggtccatgaccctaaagagattaagcatgcgaattacccaaacatcaaaatttgtgccatcgaaactaagagtgtcagagaatcctaatcctctagtcgacatctttactctctaggcggtaaagcctaatatagagagacgaggctctgataccaattgaaagatcgaggatgtcgcctagaggggggggggggtgaataggcgctttaaaataattacggtttaggcttgaacaaatgcagaataaac is from Triticum aestivum cultivar Chinese Spring chromosome 1B, IWGSC CS RefSeq v2.1, whole genome shotgun sequence and encodes:
- the LOC123122879 gene encoding CBS domain-containing protein CBSX5 encodes the protein MAVSLLANDVSDLCIGKPAVRSLPLSAAAGDLAATVRKGPRAAAAACIAVGPARGAVVGRAGLADVLCLLCSSPDALARPAAALDRPVSALLPKDGAGEVRRVDPRSSVLEALDEILSGAQVLAVPLRSGGRKKQLGGVAGVTGDFCWLTQEDLVRYFLNSISLFYHVAARSVSSLGLVRPDFLSVRPDEAALSAVPLIRRAIAAENAVAVVSADGHLVGEISTAHLAACDETAAAAIATLSAADLMAYIDYFGSPPEHILRAIKTGLKAKGLDAMLELMEDETMTSFSLSSSSSDDDTGRPHLRRPSSGSFGRRSTEEPVVCSPASSLVAVMVQALAHRVSYLWVLDEEDDCRLAGIVTFADILRVFREQLQ